From Quercus lobata isolate SW786 chromosome 11, ValleyOak3.0 Primary Assembly, whole genome shotgun sequence:
GTGCCTTGGTCAGCAAGTCTGTTGCCTGGGACGCAATGTGGAGAGCCACGAAGTAGTTGATCTGAGGATCAACGTCGAGGTGCATTGCGAGAGTGTTGGAGACCTCTTGTAAAAGGTAGGCATGGTGGTAGGCCGGCAACGAGAGTAGCTGAGTAGGAACTTGGAGAGAAAACAAAGGCTCGGAAAAGGTTCGAATGTCTACGTCCAAGTGTAGAGCGCCGTCGAGGTCCCGGTGGCCTTTCTGATACCTTGTGCGGTAAGAAACTTGTAGGGTTCCTGAGGCTTCCAACGCTATGCTTTTTCCTTTCCTGTATTTAATGTCAACAACTTGATCGGTGATAGCCATTGATGGTGTAGacaaaaaaacagagcaatgagagtgagtgagagagagagaatttgtaTTTATAGAATACTCTTTACTTTCCTAAGTACTAACGGAAAAGCTAATCCTTGCAGGTTACGGATTATGATTTCCACCGACTTACTAGGAAACTAGAGCATGGGCTTTAGGAAAACTGTCCTAAGTTAGGACCATtgtatttaaatatcaattaaataaatttatttaattttggaaattttgtgaattaaaaaaaatttatgaatcaATATTAACAGACTAAAGTTAATTTCcatataaataatcaaatatta
This genomic window contains:
- the LOC115966964 gene encoding probable E3 ubiquitin-protein ligase ZFP1; translated protein: MAITDQVVDIKYRKGKSIALEASGTLQVSYRTRYQKGHRDLDGALHLDVDIRTFSEPLFSLQVPTQLLSLPAYHHAYLLQEVSNTLAMHLDVDPQINYFVALHIASQATDLLTKAHPFGYSIAAEVELIDIEKLGADNDDDEDGEDFGTCSVCLEDFSSTVGSTIVRTDCAHFYHESCILPWLMRQNTCPTCRSQICE